From the Hevea brasiliensis isolate MT/VB/25A 57/8 chromosome 15, ASM3005281v1, whole genome shotgun sequence genome, one window contains:
- the LOC110636202 gene encoding protein PHR1-LIKE 3 isoform X2, translated as MYSAIHSLPLDGSVGQGELQGSLDGTNLPGDACLVLTTDPKPRLRWTAELHERFVDAVTQLGGPDKATPKTIMRTMGVKGLTLYHLKSHLQKYRLGRQSCKESNDNSKDASVAECQDTGSSTSSRMIAQDLNDGYQVTEALRVQMEVQRRLHEQLEVQRHLQLRIEAQGKYLQSILEKACKALNDEAAVSAGLEAAREELSELAIKVSSECQGIVPVDNIKMPSFSELAAALENKNTANLPARIGDCSVESCLTSTGRPVSPMGVGSQAAASIKKRPRVGFGNGDSLPLEGNMRQEVEWMMSNIG; from the exons ATGTACTCCGCAATACACTCGCTGCCGCTGGATGGGAGTGTAGGACAGGGAGAGTTGCAGGGGTCGCTTGACGGGACCAACTTGCCTGGGGATGCGTGCTTGGTTCTCACTACTGATCCGAAGCCCCGCCTCCGGTGGACTGCTGAGCTTCATGAGAGATTCGTCGATGCTGTCACCCAGCTGGGTGGACCTGACA AAGCAACACCAAAGACTATTATGAGAACAATGGGGGTAAAGGGCCTTACCCTTTATCACTTAAAATCCCACTTACAG AAATACAGGTTGGGAAGGCAATCTTGCAAGGAATCAAATGATAATTCTAAAGATG CGTCTGTTGCAGAATGTCAGGATACTGGTTCATCAACATCAtcaagaatgatagcacaggatCTGAATGA TGGCTACCAGGTTACTGAGGCTTTGCGGGTACAGATGGAAGTCCAACGAAGACTGCATGAGCAGCTAGAG GTGCAACGTCATCTTCAACTTCGAATTGAAGCACAGGGAAAATACCTACAGTCAATTCTTGAGAAAGCTTGTAAAGCTCTGAATGATGAGGCTGCTGTATCTGCTGGGCTTGAAGCTGCCAGGGAAGAGTTATCTGAACTAGCAATCAAGGTTTCCAGTGAATGCCAAGGAATTGTCCCAGTTGATAACATAAAAATGCCTTCATTTTCTGAACTTGCTGCAGCTTTGGAGAACAAAAATACTGCAAATTTGCCAGCTCGAATTGGTGATTGCTCCGTTGAAAGCTGCTTGACTTCAACGGGGAGACCAGTTTCTCCAATGGGTGTTGGTTCACAGGCTGCGGCTtccataaagaaaagaccaagggtTGGGTTTGGTAATGGAGACTCGTTGCCTTTGGAAGGCAACATGCGGCAAGAAGTAGAATGGATGATGAGTAATATTGGATGA
- the LOC110636202 gene encoding protein PHR1-LIKE 3 isoform X1 has translation MYSAIHSLPLDGSVGQGELQGSLDGTNLPGDACLVLTTDPKPRLRWTAELHERFVDAVTQLGGPDKATPKTIMRTMGVKGLTLYHLKSHLQKYRLGRQSCKESNDNSKDVGIAASVAECQDTGSSTSSRMIAQDLNDGYQVTEALRVQMEVQRRLHEQLEVQRHLQLRIEAQGKYLQSILEKACKALNDEAAVSAGLEAAREELSELAIKVSSECQGIVPVDNIKMPSFSELAAALENKNTANLPARIGDCSVESCLTSTGRPVSPMGVGSQAAASIKKRPRVGFGNGDSLPLEGNMRQEVEWMMSNIG, from the exons ATGTACTCCGCAATACACTCGCTGCCGCTGGATGGGAGTGTAGGACAGGGAGAGTTGCAGGGGTCGCTTGACGGGACCAACTTGCCTGGGGATGCGTGCTTGGTTCTCACTACTGATCCGAAGCCCCGCCTCCGGTGGACTGCTGAGCTTCATGAGAGATTCGTCGATGCTGTCACCCAGCTGGGTGGACCTGACA AAGCAACACCAAAGACTATTATGAGAACAATGGGGGTAAAGGGCCTTACCCTTTATCACTTAAAATCCCACTTACAG AAATACAGGTTGGGAAGGCAATCTTGCAAGGAATCAAATGATAATTCTAAAGATG TTGGGATTGCAGCGTCTGTTGCAGAATGTCAGGATACTGGTTCATCAACATCAtcaagaatgatagcacaggatCTGAATGA TGGCTACCAGGTTACTGAGGCTTTGCGGGTACAGATGGAAGTCCAACGAAGACTGCATGAGCAGCTAGAG GTGCAACGTCATCTTCAACTTCGAATTGAAGCACAGGGAAAATACCTACAGTCAATTCTTGAGAAAGCTTGTAAAGCTCTGAATGATGAGGCTGCTGTATCTGCTGGGCTTGAAGCTGCCAGGGAAGAGTTATCTGAACTAGCAATCAAGGTTTCCAGTGAATGCCAAGGAATTGTCCCAGTTGATAACATAAAAATGCCTTCATTTTCTGAACTTGCTGCAGCTTTGGAGAACAAAAATACTGCAAATTTGCCAGCTCGAATTGGTGATTGCTCCGTTGAAAGCTGCTTGACTTCAACGGGGAGACCAGTTTCTCCAATGGGTGTTGGTTCACAGGCTGCGGCTtccataaagaaaagaccaagggtTGGGTTTGGTAATGGAGACTCGTTGCCTTTGGAAGGCAACATGCGGCAAGAAGTAGAATGGATGATGAGTAATATTGGATGA